Genomic DNA from Sphingobium sp. V4:
CGCCCTGAGCGCGAGAAGATGCAGCTTGGCGCCGAACTGATCGGCAGCGACAGCACCGCCGCGGCGGTGGAGATCGTCAACATCGCGATCGAGGCGCTGACCGCCGCCGGGGTCGCCGGCATCACCATCGATTTCACCCTGCCCGACTTGATCGACGCGCTGGCCGCCGGTCCGCTGCCGCTTGCCGGGCAGGAGATCGAGGCGGTCCGCGCCGGACTGGATGCGAAGGATGCGGGCGCGCTGGTGGCGATCAGCCCGGCGGCGGCCGCCTATCTGCCGCTGATCGAGGCGACCGGACCATTTCATGCCGCGATGGAGCGGCTGGAGGCGTTCAGCGCAGAGCTGGGCGGCGCGATCGACAGCCGCATCGCCGGTCTGCGCGCCATCGCCAAACCGATCGGCTGGGACATCACCCTGACCCTTGATCCGACCGAACGCCATGGTTTCGAGTTCCAGAACTGGTTTGGCTTCTCCATCTTCGCCGAAGGCTTCATCGGCGAGATCGGCCGCGGAGGCAGCTACGCCATCGCCCGCGCCGACCGCGCGGACGAGCCGGCCATGGGCTTTTCCCTCTATCCCGATCCGCTGATCGACGCGGGCTTCGGCGGTGAAAGTCCCCGGCGGCTGTTCCTGCCGCTGGGTCATGACGCCACGCGCGCGGCGGAACTGCGGGCCGAAGGCTGGCACACCGTAGCAGCGTTGTCCGGCGATGAAAATGGTACGGCCCAGCGTTGTTCGCATTGGCTGGACGGCGGGGAACCGCGCGCCTATTGACTTGACTTCACCGGGGCAGCGCGGCTAACGCGCGGCCCGCAACAGGGCGCAGTGCGCGCCCATTTGATCCCACCGGCATGTCGAGTCCCGTCGAAGGACATGGCCGGTCCGCGCGGCGGGCGGAGGACTGTATCTGTGGCAAATGTGACCGTGATCGGCGCCCAGTGGGGCGACGAAGGCAAGGGCAAGATCGTCGACTGGCTGTCGGAGCGCGCCGATGTCGTCGCCCGTTTCCAGGGCGGCCATAATGCCGGCCACACGCTGGTCGTGGGCGAGAAGGTCTACAAGCTCTCGCTGCTCCCTTCGGGCATCGTGCGTGGCACGCTCAGCGTGATCGGCAATGGCGTGGTGCTTGATCCCTGGCACTTCCGCGATGAGGTCGCCAAGCTCAAGGGACAGGGGGTCGAGATCAATCCCGGCAATCTCCAGATCGCCGAAACCTGCCCGTTGATCCTGCCCTTCCACCGCGACCTCGATGGCCTGCGCGAGGATGCGAGCGGCGCCGGCAAGATCGGCACCACTCGTCGCGGCATCGGTCCGGCCTATGAGGACAAGGTCGGCCGCCGCGCCATCCGCGTCTGCGACCTCGCCCATCTCGACGACCTTGGCCCGCAGATCGACCGGCTGACCGCGCATCATGACGCGCTGCGCGCCGGGTTCGGCGAGGCGCCGATCGATCGCGCCGCGCTGATCGCCGAACTGACGGAGATTGCCGACTTCATCCTGCCTTTCGTCAAGCCGGTCTGGCTGACGCTCAACAAGGCGAAGGCGGACGGCAAGCGCATCCTGTTCGAGGGCGCGCAGGGCACGCTGCTCGACATCGATCATGGCACCTATCCCTTCGTCACCTCGTCCAACACGGTGGCGGGCACGGCGGCGAGCGGCACTGGCCTTGGTCCCAATGGCGCCGGTTTCGTACTGGGCATCGTCAAGGCCTACACCACCCGCGTCGGCTCCGGCCCGTTCCCGACCGAACAGGAAAATGACGTCGGCCAGCGGCTGGGCGAGCGGGGTCATGAATTCGGCACCGTCACCGGCCGCAAGCGTCGCTGCGGCTGGTTCGACGCCGTGCTGGTGCGCCAGTCGGTCGCCGTGTCGGGCGTCACCGGCATCGCGCTGACCAAGTTGGACGTGCTGGACGGGTTCGACATGCTCAAAATCTGCGTCGGCTACCAGATCGGCGACCAGAGGTTCGACTATCTGCCCGCCCATGCGCAGGACCAGGCGAAGGCGGAGCCGATCTACGAGGATATCGAAGGCTGGCAGGACACCACCGCCGGCGCGCGCAGCTGGGCCGATCTTCCGGCGCAGGCGATCAAATATATCCGTCGTATCGAGGAGCTGATCGGTTGCCCGGTCACGCTCGTCTCCACCAGCCCCGAGCGCGACGATACCATCCTCGTCCGCGATCCGTTCGCGGACTGATCGCCATGGCGGGAGAGCGTTTCGAGCGCCACAAGCAGCCCTGGACCCAGGACGAGATCCAGAAGCTGCACACGCTGGCAAAGAAGGGCATGGCGCTCAAGGCCATCGCCAAGGCGCTCACCCGCAGCGAGGAATCGGTCAAGACCCGTGCCAAGCAGGACGGGCTGTCGATCGCGAAATTGCGCTAACGCCGATGCCCCATGCGCTGGTCGATCCAGACCAGCGCATGGCCGGCGAGCAGGAATCCGGCGGCGATCAGCAGGGCATTGAGCGCGACCTGCCCGATGCCGAGCTTCGTCACGTCGAGGAAGGGATAGGCATATCGTCCTTCCATCGCCCCGCGGAGCAGGGCGTAGGGCAGATAGGCGGCGGGAAAGAGCGCCCAGATCCAGGGATCGCGCCAGCCCAGCATCCCCTTGCGGGCGCATGTCAGCCACCAGAGCGGCGCGAGCAGCGGCGTCACCTTGTGCAGCAGCATATCGGCCAGCAGCGCGCCGCCGCTCAACGACAGAAGCCCGCGCAGCAGCAGGCCATAGATCACGCCCACCAGAAATATCGCCAGCAGGACGCCGCCGAGCAACCGGGGCGCGACCCTGCGGTCGAACGCGATGGCGGTGAAGGTCATCGCGACCGCGACATTGGTCAGCACCGTGAAGAAACGCAACAATATCCACAGCGTCCCGGCCACCGACCCGATCTGGGCAAAGGTCGCCTGGAACTGGACCCCCAGCCCCGCCACGGCCGCCAGCGCGACCAGCGCCGCCCCGAACCGCGCCATCATGCCCGCGCCGTCTCCCGTCCATCCTCTTCGCCCGCCGAGATCACGGTGGCGGCCACCAGGTCGCCGGTCACGTTGAGCGACGTGCGACACATGTCGAGGAAGCGGTCGACGCCCAGCACCAGGCCGATGCCGGCGGGCGGGATGCCGACCATACCCAGGATCATGGCCACGACCGGTAGCGATCCGGCCGGAACCCCGGCCGTGCCGACCCCGCCCAGGATGCAGACCAGCATCACCATCAGTTGCTGCGTCAGGCTGAGGTCGATGCCGAAAAATTGCGCCAGGAAGATCACCGTGATCCCTTCGAACATCGCCGTGCCATTCTGGTTGGCGGTGGCGCCGATGGTGAGCACGAAGCGCGCGATGCGACGGGGCAGATGGAGATTGTCCTCCGCCACGCGAAGCGCCGTGGGCAGGGTGGCGTTGGACGAAGCGGTGGCGAAGGCCATCACCGTCGCCTCCTGCACCGCCGCGAAGAAGCGCAGCGGCGATCGGCGCGCGAAGACCAGCAGCAGGAGCGAGAAGACGCCGAACATCTGGATCGCCAGCGCCAGCAGCACGACGCCGACATAGGCGGACAGGCGGATCAGCAAGTCCCAGCCGAACTGCGCCGCCAGGTTGAACATGAAGCAGGCGATGGCGACCGGGGCCAGGCGGATGACGATGCCGATCAGGCGCATCGTCACTTCGAACATCCCCTCCATGGCGGTCAGCAGCAGCCTGGACCGATCGGTCTGGACCAGCAGCAGGCCGATGCCGAAGAACAGAGCGAAGACCATTACCGCCAATATGTCGTTGTCGGCCATCGCACTGACGACATTGTCGGGCACGATGGCGATCAGCGCCTGCATCCCGGTGGGCGTGTCGCCGCCGCGATCCAATATGGCCTGGGCGCCCGGTCCTGCCTCGGCCAGCATCGCGCGCGCCTGCGCCGGGTCGATCCCCACCCCCGGCTGGAGCAGGTTGACGAGGGTGAGGCTCAGCGCCACCGCGATGCCCGACACGATCAGCGTGTAGACGAGCGTGCGGATCCCCACGCGCCGCAGGGATCGCAGTTCGCCCATCTCGGCGATGCCGACGATCAGCGCCGACACGAGCAGCGGAATGACCAGCATGAAGAGCAGGCGCAGGAAAAGCTGGCCGACCGGGCCGGTCACATAGGTGGTGA
This window encodes:
- a CDS encoding Pr6Pr family membrane protein; translated protein: MMARFGAALVALAAVAGLGVQFQATFAQIGSVAGTLWILLRFFTVLTNVAVAMTFTAIAFDRRVAPRLLGGVLLAIFLVGVIYGLLLRGLLSLSGGALLADMLLHKVTPLLAPLWWLTCARKGMLGWRDPWIWALFPAAYLPYALLRGAMEGRYAYPFLDVTKLGIGQVALNALLIAAGFLLAGHALVWIDQRMGHRR
- a CDS encoding ATP phosphoribosyltransferase regulatory subunit; translated protein: MTSAMIPPGLLPEGLSDRLPPQAEASARLARRVLDTFATHGYERVMPPLAEFEDTLTQRLKSMRAQDLVRAVDPVSQRSLAFRPDMTAQVGRIAATRLASVPRPLRLSYAGPVIRQKASQLRPEREKMQLGAELIGSDSTAAAVEIVNIAIEALTAAGVAGITIDFTLPDLIDALAAGPLPLAGQEIEAVRAGLDAKDAGALVAISPAAAAYLPLIEATGPFHAAMERLEAFSAELGGAIDSRIAGLRAIAKPIGWDITLTLDPTERHGFEFQNWFGFSIFAEGFIGEIGRGGSYAIARADRADEPAMGFSLYPDPLIDAGFGGESPRRLFLPLGHDATRAAELRAEGWHTVAALSGDENGTAQRCSHWLDGGEPRAY
- a CDS encoding adenylosuccinate synthase, giving the protein MANVTVIGAQWGDEGKGKIVDWLSERADVVARFQGGHNAGHTLVVGEKVYKLSLLPSGIVRGTLSVIGNGVVLDPWHFRDEVAKLKGQGVEINPGNLQIAETCPLILPFHRDLDGLREDASGAGKIGTTRRGIGPAYEDKVGRRAIRVCDLAHLDDLGPQIDRLTAHHDALRAGFGEAPIDRAALIAELTEIADFILPFVKPVWLTLNKAKADGKRILFEGAQGTLLDIDHGTYPFVTSSNTVAGTAASGTGLGPNGAGFVLGIVKAYTTRVGSGPFPTEQENDVGQRLGERGHEFGTVTGRKRRCGWFDAVLVRQSVAVSGVTGIALTKLDVLDGFDMLKICVGYQIGDQRFDYLPAHAQDQAKAEPIYEDIEGWQDTTAGARSWADLPAQAIKYIRRIEELIGCPVTLVSTSPERDDTILVRDPFAD
- a CDS encoding dicarboxylate/amino acid:cation symporter codes for the protein MTGVAPEIEAKKSGLSLQWQMLVGFLVGLLLGLAVYVTAPDARWVDAITTYVTGPVGQLFLRLLFMLVIPLLVSALIVGIAEMGELRSLRRVGIRTLVYTLIVSGIAVALSLTLVNLLQPGVGIDPAQARAMLAEAGPGAQAILDRGGDTPTGMQALIAIVPDNVVSAMADNDILAVMVFALFFGIGLLLVQTDRSRLLLTAMEGMFEVTMRLIGIVIRLAPVAIACFMFNLAAQFGWDLLIRLSAYVGVVLLALAIQMFGVFSLLLLVFARRSPLRFFAAVQEATVMAFATASSNATLPTALRVAEDNLHLPRRIARFVLTIGATANQNGTAMFEGITVIFLAQFFGIDLSLTQQLMVMLVCILGGVGTAGVPAGSLPVVAMILGMVGIPPAGIGLVLGVDRFLDMCRTSLNVTGDLVAATVISAGEEDGRETARA